GCGTGCTCATCCTCGGCATCCTCCAGAACGGCCTGAACCTGATGGGCGTCGGCCCGTCGGGCCAGCTGGTCGCCCAGGGCATCGTCCTGATGCTGGCCGTCCTCGCGAACGTCGTCGGCCAGGACTGATACCTGATAACTGAAACGACTTCCATTTATACCGATAGTTCTTTCACAGGGCGTGTCAAATTGTGGTGGTGTATGTCACGCGACATTCCCAGGCGACGGTTCATCCGTACCAGTGCGATCGCAGGCACGGCACTCTTCGCCGGCTGTGGAGGTGACGGTGGCGACGGCGGCGACGGCGGCGATGGCGGCGACGGCGGCAGCGACGGCGGCGATGGCGGCGGTGACGGCATGGACGGCGGCGACGGAGACGGCGGTGGCGACGGCGGCGGCGAACAGACGACCACCGAGAGCGGTCCGCCGACGGTCGCGCTCTCGGTGCCGTCGCTCGAGTTCACGTTCTTCGCCCGGATGCAGAACGCGTTCGACGCCGCCAAGAGCGACGGGGCCATCGCCTCGGACTCGGCGTTCTACGACGCCGGCAACTCACAGAGCACGCAGGTCTCGGACGTCGAGACGGCCATCTCGAACGAGGTGGACCTCCTGCTCATCTCGGCCCTCACGGCCGAAGGGGTCATCAACGCCATCGGCCAGGCCAACGAGGCCGATATCCCGGTCGTCGCTATCGACCGTAACGTCGCCGAGGGGGAGACGGTGAGCTACGTCGCCTCCGACAACGTCCAGCTGGGCCGTCGCTCGACGGAGCTGTGTCTGGGCTTCATGCAGGAGATGGAGCAGAAAGACACCTACAACATCGTCCAGCTCGAGGGGACGCCCGGGGCGAGCGTGACGAACGACCGCGGCGAAGGGTTCAGCAACGCCGTGAGCAACAACGACAGTCTCAACCGCCTCGCCAGTCAGACCGGCGAGTTCTCCACGCAGAACGCCCTCAGCGTCATGGAGGACTTCATCACCCAGTACGGCGACGAGATAGACGGCGTGTTCTGCCAGAACGACCTGATGGCGCTCGGCGTCCACCAGGCGCTCCAGAACGCGGACATGTCGATGCCGGTCACCGGCATCGACGGCACGGAAGCGTGGGTCCAGCGGTTCTCGGACAACGAGTTCTACGGGACCATCGCGCAACTGCCCGAGGAGATGGTCAACACCGCCATCGAGACGGGCAAGACCCACCTCGCCGGCGAGGACGTCGAGGACACCATCGTCATCGACGGCCTCGAGGTCACCCAGGACAACGCCGCCGACTACCTCAGCCAGTACTTCGGCTGAGCGGGTCGGCGACGTCACCGTCCACGTCCGCGGGGCCGACGCCTTCGCGGCCATCGGCGAGGAGTTCGACATCGACCTGGGCGTGCTCGCCTTCGGCACCGTCGGCCGCATCCACCACAGCGAGGACGGCGAGACCAGGCCGACGAAGTGGTACATGTCCGAGAACGAGGTCGTCGAAGCCGCGAACGACCTCCGGCTCGACCGGCTGCTGCCCACGCACTTCGACATGTGGAAGGGCGTCACCGGTGACCCGAAGGGC
The DNA window shown above is from Haloarcula halobia and carries:
- a CDS encoding substrate-binding domain-containing protein — translated: MSRDIPRRRFIRTSAIAGTALFAGCGGDGGDGGDGGDGGDGGSDGGDGGGDGMDGGDGDGGGDGGGEQTTTESGPPTVALSVPSLEFTFFARMQNAFDAAKSDGAIASDSAFYDAGNSQSTQVSDVETAISNEVDLLLISALTAEGVINAIGQANEADIPVVAIDRNVAEGETVSYVASDNVQLGRRSTELCLGFMQEMEQKDTYNIVQLEGTPGASVTNDRGEGFSNAVSNNDSLNRLASQTGEFSTQNALSVMEDFITQYGDEIDGVFCQNDLMALGVHQALQNADMSMPVTGIDGTEAWVQRFSDNEFYGTIAQLPEEMVNTAIETGKTHLAGEDVEDTIVIDGLEVTQDNAADYLSQYFG